The genomic interval GCGTGGTTTGGTGCGTCGCGATCCCCATCCGACCGACGGCAGAGCTCGGTCGGCGGCGTTGACTGCGGCTGGGCGACGAAAGTTTCGCCAGCTCTGGGAGGCCGGCGAATCGATCCGAACTCAGGCGGTCAGTGAAATGAGTTCTGATGACGCCCGTACCCTGGTCAGACTGTTGAACCAATTTGCAGAATCACTTGATCCGAACGCGATTGTCGTTAAGTCCGTCACCGAAGGCTAAGATAACAAATCATGAGAAAGCATCCCATTGTCGCGTTCCATCTTTCGCTGATTGTCGGGGTCGCGTTGTTCGGCGTAGGCCGCTCATCGCAGGCTCAATCAGACAGCGAGTTGCCACAGGCAGTCTATCTCTATGAAGGAGACGCGCCGGGCTCGGAGGGCATGTCGGATATTCCAAAACAGGTTCGTCCGGGCAGCGATCGTGTTGTCACATCGGTGCATCGTCCGTTGCTCTATCCCTATTTGCCCGCTGAGGGAACAGAATCAGGGATGGCGGTGATCGTCGCTCCCGGCGGCGGACACAATTCGCTGTGGTCGACTCACGAAGGACATACGCCTGCCAAGTACTTTGCCGAACATGGCATCGCAGCGTTTGTTTTGGAGTATCGACTCGCAGAAGAGAAAGACTCGAAGTACACGGTCGACGAACATGCCCTGGGTGACTTGCATCGCGCGATCCGTTTGATTCGAGCCCGCGCGAAGGACTGGCAGATTGACCCGCGTCGTATCGGCGTGATGGGATTCTCGGCGGGCGGCGAGATCGCGGCGCTTTCAGGCATGCGGTTTGACGCGGGCGATGAGAATGCAAAGGATTCGATTGCCAAGCAGTCATCTCGTCCAGACTTCGTTGCCTTGATCTACCCGGGCCGCTCACACCGTTTTGAACCTAAAAAAGATTCACCGCCGACATTCATCGCGGCCGGTTTCGGAGATCGCCGAGACATTGCCGAAGGCATGGCGGAGGTTTATCTGAAATACAAACGTGCGGGCGTGCCGACCGAACTGCACATCTATTCCAACGCCGGGCACGGATTCGGGTTGCGAGAGGGGAAGTCAGGATCGGTGATGAAGTGGGTTGATCGTTTCATCGACTGGGCGGGCGACCGAAAACTCTTGCCGGCTGAACCGATGGCGGGCGTCGGAAACCGCGTCAGGAACAAGGAAGTCATCATCGAAGAGGGTGGCACCGGACCCTACTCGGCCATCGCGACCGAAGATGCGTCACTGCCCGGCATGACGATCTTTCGTCCGCGGGACTTGTCGCCGTTTGGTGACAACCAGATTCAAAAACTTCCGATCCTGTTGTGGGGCAATGGTGCGTGCGCGAATACCACGCAAGAACACAAGAACTTTCTAAACGAAATTGCGTCGCATGGCTACGTCGTGCTGGGGATCGGACTGCTCGATCAGATCGAGAAACGTGATGAGACTTCACGTCAAAAGACTCAGACCAGCCAACTGCTCTCGGCACTCGATTGGATCATCGTCGAGAGCGGACGCGCCGAAAGCCTTTTCTCAGGCAAGGTCGACACGACAAAGGTGGCCGCGATGGGAATGTCCTGCGGCGGATTGCAGGCGATCGAGATATCGCCCGATCCCCGGATCTCCACGACCGTGGTGTGCAACAGTGGCGTGCTGCCCAATCCATCACCTTTGCCCGGCATGCCTGCCCTCAAGAAGGAAATTCTGGAAAAGCTGCACGCCCCAGTGCTCTATATCATGGGTGGACCGTCAGACATCGCCTACAACAATGCGATGGATGATTTTTCTCGCGTTAGCCACGTGCCGATCGTGATGACAAATTTGGATGTGGGGCACGGCGGCACGTACGGCCGACCTCACGGCGGTAAATTCACTCCAGTCGCACTCGCATGGCTTGATTGGCAACTCAAAGGCGAAAGCGAGAATTCCAAAATGTTTCTCGGTAGCAACAGCATGCTTGCGAAGGATCCTGACTGGTCCGTCGAGGCGAAGAATTTCAAGTCGCAGGAATAGGAAGGCTTCGGATGACACGTAGGTTTCACGCTTCCATGATTCGATTTCTGATTCTCTGCTCTGGCGCGTTTTTGCTGCATTCGTCGACCTTCTCGGCCGACGACGTGACGTTTGAAAATGACGTCAAGTTGTTTCTCCGCACGTATTGCTTTGACTGTCATGCCGAGGGCGCCAACGAAGGCAACGTGGACATCGGCGCGTTTCTGCAGCGTAACGATTTTCAACAGGACACTCTGTTCTGGGACAAACTACTGCGAAACATACGCGCCGATGTGATGCCGCCGGCCGACGCCGACAAACCAACTCGGCACGAAGTGACTCGGATGGCGGAGTGGGTGAAGTCGGATGTGTTTCGAATCGACCACGCGAACCCCGATCCCGGGCCGGCGTTGGTTCGCAGAATCAATCGGAATGAATATCGCAACACGATCCATGATCTGTTGGACTACGATTACCAAACCGATCTGCTGTTCCCCGCAGATGACACCGGTTACGGATTTGACAACAATGCCGCGGCGCTAAACATCTCACAAATCCTGGTTGAAAAGTACCTGAAAGCAGCCGAAGAAATCGTGGCGGCCAATGTGCCAATGGTTTCTCGTGAGGTCAAGAGAATCAAGGTTGCAGGCAACGAGCTGTCGCATCTGCCCTTGGAACCGGAAACGGTCGACAACGATGCGGAGAAATCAGAGTCAATACGCTCGGCTGATCGAGGCAGGACAGAGCGACTGGAGTTCAAGAATCCCGCCCGTGTTGGCACGACGTTCCAAGTCGCCAAAGCGGGGAAGTTCAAGCTCGATCTTTCGCTTTGGGTTCGCGGCCACTTCACTTATGATCCCGGCCGGACTGAGATGGTGATCCGATTCAACGGCAAAGAGATTCATCGCCAGCAGTTTGTCTGGGAAGAGCGAGTCTGGTATCCGATGGAGTTTGACTACGAGCTGGAACCAGGCGACCATGACTTTGAAATCCAACTGACGCCTCTGCCGGACGCGGGCGATGCGCCCGCGCGACGAGATAGTACCGAACTGTACATTCAAATTGACCACGCGATGCTGGTCGGTCCCGAAGCAGTCTCAGACTGGGTGGAGCCGAACAACTACGAGCGTTTTTTTCATCGCGACTTGCCGCCATCCGATCCGCAAGAGCAGCGAGTCTACGCCGGCGAGATCCTGGAACGCTTCGCCAGCAAAGCGTTTCGTCGGCCGACCGATCAGCGGACGATTGACGGCCTGGTCGCGATCGCGGAGGACAGTTATTCCAAACCGGGAAACACATTCGAAGAAGGAATCAGTCGCGCGATCGTGGCCGTGCTCGCTTCCCCTCGCTTTCTGTACCTGACCGAGGACGTTCAGATTCCCAATGCGACAAGCGATGAATCTAATTTG from Stieleria varia carries:
- a CDS encoding alpha/beta hydrolase fold domain-containing protein, translating into MRKHPIVAFHLSLIVGVALFGVGRSSQAQSDSELPQAVYLYEGDAPGSEGMSDIPKQVRPGSDRVVTSVHRPLLYPYLPAEGTESGMAVIVAPGGGHNSLWSTHEGHTPAKYFAEHGIAAFVLEYRLAEEKDSKYTVDEHALGDLHRAIRLIRARAKDWQIDPRRIGVMGFSAGGEIAALSGMRFDAGDENAKDSIAKQSSRPDFVALIYPGRSHRFEPKKDSPPTFIAAGFGDRRDIAEGMAEVYLKYKRAGVPTELHIYSNAGHGFGLREGKSGSVMKWVDRFIDWAGDRKLLPAEPMAGVGNRVRNKEVIIEEGGTGPYSAIATEDASLPGMTIFRPRDLSPFGDNQIQKLPILLWGNGACANTTQEHKNFLNEIASHGYVVLGIGLLDQIEKRDETSRQKTQTSQLLSALDWIIVESGRAESLFSGKVDTTKVAAMGMSCGGLQAIEISPDPRISTTVVCNSGVLPNPSPLPGMPALKKEILEKLHAPVLYIMGGPSDIAYNNAMDDFSRVSHVPIVMTNLDVGHGGTYGRPHGGKFTPVALAWLDWQLKGESENSKMFLGSNSMLAKDPDWSVEAKNFKSQE
- a CDS encoding DUF1592 domain-containing protein, producing the protein MIRFLILCSGAFLLHSSTFSADDVTFENDVKLFLRTYCFDCHAEGANEGNVDIGAFLQRNDFQQDTLFWDKLLRNIRADVMPPADADKPTRHEVTRMAEWVKSDVFRIDHANPDPGPALVRRINRNEYRNTIHDLLDYDYQTDLLFPADDTGYGFDNNAAALNISQILVEKYLKAAEEIVAANVPMVSREVKRIKVAGNELSHLPLEPETVDNDAEKSESIRSADRGRTERLEFKNPARVGTTFQVAKAGKFKLDLSLWVRGHFTYDPGRTEMVIRFNGKEIHRQQFVWEERVWYPMEFDYELEPGDHDFEIQLTPLPDAGDAPARRDSTELYIQIDHAMLVGPEAVSDWVEPNNYERFFHRDLPPSDPQEQRVYAGEILERFASKAFRRPTDQRTIDGLVAIAEDSYSKPGNTFEEGISRAIVAVLASPRFLYLTEDVQIPNATSDESNLEKSGAPPVSALVDEYSLASRLSYFLWSTMPDDELMTLASAGQLRANLDAQVKRMLRDERSRNFLPSFVGQWLRSREIANLMLDPNAIADGDKSAEELAEEQRQREERAGRFRGFRGFRRPQLRFDAEIQRAMQQETEMCFGYIMENDRSVLELIDADYTFLNEDLAEHYGIEGVDGDQMRKVDLPEDSPRGGVLTQGTLLTVTSNPNRTSPVKRGLYVLENILGTPPSAPPPDVPELDESKDRFDGRTPTLREVLAAHRENAICMSCHGRMDPLGFALENFNALGMWRQRDAGQPIDASGELLSGETFNDIRDLKRILRETKQADFYRCLTEKLLIYSLGRGVDVKDTATIDHLVDELLASEGRFSVLLSGIIHSPQFQRRRLTPAQSELLSGVQRR